GCCCGATGGCGCGGGGCATAGCCCCGCGCCATCGGCTCTGGCAGCCATCAGGGGTGACAACGCTCTAGGCATAGGCACTGAAAGCACTACGATATTCTGTTACTGCCGCTGCCGGTGCAGCCAGGCTACGGCCTCGCCTTCGTCGCCAAAGAAAGCCACGTTAAATGGTTTATCGTGGTAGGCTTCGGGCGGCAGAAACCAAGGGCCGCTCAGAAGGTGGTGCATAAGGCCGGGGCCAACCAGGTATGCCACGTGCAGGCGGCCGCCCAGGCGGCGAGACACCTCGGGGAAGTAAGTCGTCAGCAGCCAGTCAGTAGTGGTGGGGTCGTTGAAGGTGCGGCGGCGGATGTCTTGTAGCCAAAAATGCGCCCCACAGTTCAGTGCTGTCTGGGTGAGATGGTCGTAGATGGCTGGTAGCATGCTGACCTCGGGCTGACGGGTCCAGCGGCCCACCAGAATGTCTAGATCAGGGCGGTAGGTGAGTTGAAGACGGTCGGAAAGTGTATCTGACATAGCGACAAACGGACCAGCAAAAAACGGGAACCAGAGCGCCAAGATAGCCACGGGTCAGGGCCGCCGGGAAGCGGGCCGGCGGGCCGGGTCAGGGGTTATTTGTACCGAGTCGACGATTACCTCGCCTTTGGGCAGCTTGGGCTGGGGCAGGGTGCCGTTGGGGCGCACCTCCGTGGGAACGGGCAGGGGGTCGGCGTTGCGCTGGCTGGCGCCGGTGGGCAGGGTCACGCCCGGCAGCGGGCTGACCCGCTCGGTGAGGCTGCGCTGGGTGGGCGCGGCCGGCCGGCGGTTCTGGGCCTGGGCCGATTCGGCGGTGGCTAGGCCGGCCAGCAGGCCTGCAAAGAAGAGGAGGCGGAACATGAGCAGGGGCAAGAGGGTGGAAGACAGTAGAAAAGAGAAGGGGCGGCGCAGCCGGGCAGGCTTGCCCCGAGCTACGCCGCCGCTTCCACGCTTTACGGTCATCCACCAGCGGGAGTTGAGCTAACGGGCGCGCTGAATTCTGACTACCGCCGCACCCCGAAGCCCGGCCAAGCTGCCGCTACGCTACTTGATAAAGTGAGGCCGAATCAGGTTCTCGAAGGTGAAGATTTCGTCCCACTTCTCCTGGCTAAGCAGCTGGCGCTCCACCACGGCCACGTCGTACACGGTTTTGCCGGTGCGCAGGGCTTCTTTGGCAATGTCGGCGGCGGTTTCGTAGCCCAGCACGGGGTTGAGCTGCGTAACGATGCCGATGCTGTTGCGGACCAAGCTTTCGGCGTGGGCGGCATTGGCCGTGATGCCTACTACGCACTTCTCGCGCAGTGTATGGCAGGCGCGGGTGAGGTAGCTGATGCTCGTGAACAAGGCAAAGGAAATAACCGGCTCCATCACGTTGAGCTGAAGCTGTCCGGCCTCGGCGGCCATGGTCACCGTGAGGTCGGCCCCGATAACGTAGAAAGCCGTTTGGTTGACTACTTCGGGCACCACGGGGTTTACCTTGCCGGGCATAATGCTGGAGCCTGGTTGCAGGGCCGGCAGGTTGATTTCGTTGATGCCCGTGCGCGGGCCCGAGGACAGCAGGCGCAGGTCGTTGCAAATCTTGGACAGCTTCACGGCTGTGCGCTTCAGCACCCCGCTCAGCTGCACGTAGGCGCCGGTGTCGTAGGTGGCTTCTATCAGGTCGCCGGCCAGGCTCAGGTCGAGGCCGGTGATGGTACGCAGGTGCTCCGTTACGCGCTCGGCGTAGCCATCCGGGGCGTTTACGCGGGTGCCGATGGCGGTGGCGCCCATGTTGATTTCGTGGATGAGGCGGCGCGAGTCCTCGATGCGCAGCAGCTCTTCGCGCAGGTTGGTAGCAAAGGCCCGAAACTCGTCGCCCATGCTCATGGGCACGGCGTCCTGGAGTTGGGTGCGGCCCATCTTAAGCACGTTGCGGAACTCCTCGCCCTTCCGGGCAAAGGCCTCGGCCAGCTCTTCCAAGGCCTGGCGGTAGCCGACCAGCTTGTTGCTCAGCGCAATGCGGAAGGCCGTGGGGTAGGCGTCGTTGGTGCTCTGGGAGCAGTTGACGTGGTTATTGGGGTGGCAGAACTCATACTCGCCCTTGGACTTGCCCATCAGCTCCAGTGCCACGTTGGCAATAACCTCATTGGCGTTCATGTTGACGGAGGTGCCCGCCCCGCCCTGAATCATGTCGGTCAGGAACTGGTCGTCGAACTCGCCGGCCGCCACCCGGTCGCAGGCGCGGGCTATACACTCGGCCAGTACCGGGTCGAGCACGCCCAGGTCGCGGTTGGCCAGGGCAGCGCCCTTTTTCACGTAAGCCAGGGCCTGCACAAACAGCGGCTCCGACTTCAGCGGGATGCCCGTGATGTGAAAGTTTTCCAGCGCCCGCAACGTCTGAATACCATAGTAGACATCGGCGGGCAGGCTTCGTTCGCCCAGAAAGTCGTGCTCAAGCCGCGAAGTTGGCATAGAATACAGGTAAGGTGAGGTAGCTCATGTACGGAAGCAAAGCACAGAAGCCGCTGATCTGTCCGCTGATCCGGCAAATTGTGGCTCCGTGTGCGCTGGAAACTTACTGGAACGGTCCTGCTCCATCTGGCATCTACTTGTCGAGCCGAAGGCCGGCCAAGCCAAGCGTCTCGCGTGCTGGCTAGCTTCTGTTGTGCAGCCGGAGCGGGAGAGGTGCTTGGCTTGCGCCTTCCTTCGGTTCGGCTGCGCGGACGCCAGATAGAGCAGGACAAGCCAATGACTTCTGAAACAGCTTCGGCACACACGGAGCCACGATCTGCCGAATCAGCGGACAGATCAGCGGCTTCTATGATTACTGGCGGGGCGGCATCGTGCCCTTGGGTGGGTCAACGGTAATGACGCCTTTGCGGCGCGGCGCGGGGGCCGAGTGCCGGGCCTTCCGGCGGGCTTTGCGGCGGGCGGCGCGGCGGCGGAAGTAGGCAAATGGTCCGCGCCGGCGCCGGCTGTTGCCGCGGTAACGTTTGTAGTTAGGGCGCGGCACTTTTTGGTCACCGATGACGTCGGCTTCGGTGGAGGCCTCGGGCGCTGCGGCTGGGTCGGCCAGGGTCATTTCCGGGTCCAGGAGGGTCAACAGGCCGCACAGCAGCAAGAGTAGGATTTTGAACATAAGAAAGAAGAGAAGAAACGGCTCTTTTCCTACCCGCCTGCAATAAGAAAGCCAAAGCGCCGACAACGCCGGCTACAATCAACATAGCAAGTGAAGTAGCGGACAAATATCCAGCTTTTACTTTGGAAAGCCGCTAGGTTGTTTTGGGTTGATAAGTATTCTTTTTTCCAGAAATAGTTAGTCGATGCCCTTGTTGCCCGCCAC
This region of Hymenobacter sp. YIM 151500-1 genomic DNA includes:
- the aspA gene encoding aspartate ammonia-lyase, encoding MPTSRLEHDFLGERSLPADVYYGIQTLRALENFHITGIPLKSEPLFVQALAYVKKGAALANRDLGVLDPVLAECIARACDRVAAGEFDDQFLTDMIQGGAGTSVNMNANEVIANVALELMGKSKGEYEFCHPNNHVNCSQSTNDAYPTAFRIALSNKLVGYRQALEELAEAFARKGEEFRNVLKMGRTQLQDAVPMSMGDEFRAFATNLREELLRIEDSRRLIHEINMGATAIGTRVNAPDGYAERVTEHLRTITGLDLSLAGDLIEATYDTGAYVQLSGVLKRTAVKLSKICNDLRLLSSGPRTGINEINLPALQPGSSIMPGKVNPVVPEVVNQTAFYVIGADLTVTMAAEAGQLQLNVMEPVISFALFTSISYLTRACHTLREKCVVGITANAAHAESLVRNSIGIVTQLNPVLGYETAADIAKEALRTGKTVYDVAVVERQLLSQEKWDEIFTFENLIRPHFIK
- a CDS encoding nucleoside/nucleotide kinase family protein; this encodes MSDTLSDRLQLTYRPDLDILVGRWTRQPEVSMLPAIYDHLTQTALNCGAHFWLQDIRRRTFNDPTTTDWLLTTYFPEVSRRLGGRLHVAYLVGPGLMHHLLSGPWFLPPEAYHDKPFNVAFFGDEGEAVAWLHRQRQ